A window of the Eremothecium cymbalariae DBVPG#7215 chromosome 5, complete sequence genome harbors these coding sequences:
- the PMP3 gene encoding Pmp3p (similar to Ashbya gossypii ACR079W) produces the protein MDSTKIINIIIAIFLPPLAVFLARGWGVECIIDLILTIFFFFPGMLYALYVVLTN, from the exons ATGGACTCTACgaaaatcatcaatattatcattg CCATCTTTCTACCTCCGTTAGCTGTGTTTCTAGCCCGTGGATGGGGTGTTGAATGTATTATTGACCTTATTTTGaccattttcttcttcttcccaGGTATGCTCTATGCTCTTTACGTAGTCCTCACAAACTAA
- the TOM6 gene encoding Tom6p (similar to Ashbya gossypii ACR080C), with protein sequence MNSGLYSIPASSASSTPKKQSRFQQFKESPAFPVLVNVTLFGLGVAFMQSSLMDMMAPQL encoded by the coding sequence ATGAACAGCGGTTTGTATAGTATTCCAGCGTCCAGTGCTAGTTCTACACCTAAGAAGCAGTCAAGATTTCAACAGTTTAAGGAATCTCCTGCGTTTCCAGTGTTGGTTAACGTGACGCTTTTCGGCTTGGGCGTTGCATTCATGCAATCGTCATTGATGGATATGATGGCACCACAACTATGA
- a CDS encoding uncharacterized protein (similar to Ashbya gossypii ACR081C) has protein sequence MQNMDAVLRVLRALYDVFNMIVYVVRTACWLFAWILLLPILLMYLYDLSLYAVRLSTGKSSHPEDDIDQVPVDRTLNKPLNTDDGSAIVVTGVQIVTSDS, from the coding sequence ATGCAGAACATGGATGCCGTTCTTCGAGTTCTCCGGGCGTTGTATGATGTCTTCAACATGATCGTCTACGTTGTTCGAACAGCATGCTGGCTATTTGCCTGGATTTTGCTGTTACCAATTTTACTGATGTATTTGTACGACTTATCCCTCTACGCAGTCAGACTGAGCACAGGCAAGTCCTCCCATCCTGAAGATGACATAGACCAAGTGCCCGTGGACCGAACCCTCAACAAGCCGCTGAATACGGATGATGGTTCAGCCATCGTTGTGACAGGCGTTCAGATCGTAACTAGTGATTCATGA
- a CDS encoding CUE domain-containing protein (similar to Ashbya gossypii ACR083C), with the protein MVASNQTPIEAIDDVSLEERAESNDRELKSASSTSTKIPGAGNTADGTSKVDDLSKDENENEDKKLSKKVPVTVEAKKKSEGKEDGEPEAVKSPASRSEDGPATTEKVDPVLSELKSAFPNIEEKYIKAVSIASEGGIASAFNALLYLSDPSFENEAMATTKQTAAAATADRKSGKLTQLEEDELLARELYKSFNKMGGIQDERAARERRIREREREFRRQQNRRHEKYEHKNSDIDEDDDDDFIEVLNRGLQETSKKVGKWWEGLKKNFNEEEEREFQDTQNDAPPQRQRRFNSFGARDDDGLRSSVYKMQDSQIYHYNSYDVNDQEAPPRLPPRNKNGIAEATKRKMWQPLPPEPELAAETKVTAEGNISTTNATRRRDPSQEAFLINSDDEL; encoded by the coding sequence ATGGTGGCGTCAAATCAGACTCCTATTGAGGCGATAGATGATGTTTCTCTGGAAGAGCGTGCTGAGAGCAATGACAGAGAATTGAAGAGCGCTAGCTCGACCAGTACGAAGATTCCTGGTGCGGGCAATACTGCAGATGGGACATCAAAGGTTGATGATTTGTCCAAGGATGAGAATGAGAACGAGGATAAGAAATTAAGTAAGAAAGTTCCAGTTACGGTCGAGGCTAAGAAGAAGAGTGAAGGGAAGGAAGATGGGGAGCCAGAGGCTGTGAAATCCCCTGCTAGTAGGTCCGAGGATGGTCCGGCAACTACAGAAAAAGTTGATCCAGTATTAAGTGAGCTGAAGAGTGCGTTTCCTAACATAGAGgagaaatatataaaagcaGTGTCAATAGCTTCAGAGGGGGGGATAGCGTCGGCCTTTAATGCGTTGTTATATTTGTCTGACCCTTCTTTCGAAAACGAGGCCATGGCAACCACGAAACAAACTGCTGCAGCCGCTACAGCAGACCGCAAGAGTGGTAAACTGACGCAGTTGGAGGAGGATGAGCTGTTAGCCAGAGAGCTATACAAAAGCTTCAACAAGATGGGGGGTATTCAGGACGAACGAGCAGCTCGTGAGCGTAGGATACGTGAGCGGGAGCGGGAATTTAGAAGACAACAAAATCGTCGTCATGAAAAATACGAACACAAGAACTCCGATATAGACGAagatgacgacgacgacTTTATTGAAGTTCTAAACCGCGGATTGCAAGAGACATCCAAGAAGGTGGGCAAATGGTGGGAGggtttgaagaaaaactttaatgaggaggaagaacGTGAATTCCAAGATACGCAAAATGATGCACCGCCTCAACGTCAACGGCGCTTCAACTCCTTTGGTGCTcgtgatgatgatggcCTGCGGTCTTCTGTATACAAAATGCAGGACTCCCAAATCTATCACTATAACAGCTATGACGTAAACGACCAGGAAGCTCCTCCTCGGCTACCTCcaagaaacaaaaacggCATCGCAGAAGCCACCAAACGCAAGATGTGGCAACCACTGCCACCAGAACCAGAGCTAGCGGCTGAAACCAAGGTTACTGCAGAAGGAAATATCTCCACCACCAATGCCACTCGTCGACGTGATCCCAGCCAAGAAGCATTTTTAATTAACAGCGATGATGAACTTTaa
- a CDS encoding hydroxyacylglutathione hydrolase (similar to Ashbya gossypii ACR084C) produces the protein MPFITKFRVIQSRQMHVKAIKMRWLTGGVNYSYLVSTDDQKASWLIDPAEPLEVLSSLSRSEKQNVTAIVNTHHHYDHSGGNIAILAALKTIGISVPVIAGSNISPRATEIPKHLQRYQLGDTIDILCIRTPCHTQDSICYFMEDKKSGDCAVFTGDTLFTAGCGRFFEGTAKEMDMALNQNLINHVEKLSSAKVYPGHEYTKGNVLFVRSAIYKNYGENEAFDELEKFTNANEVTTGHFTLKDETNYNPFMRLNDPIVRKRVGDKDGSWTSSQVMNKLRHMKNNA, from the coding sequence ATGCCATTTATCACCAAGTTTAGAGTTATACAATCGAGGCAAATGCATGTGAAAGCTATAAAAATGAGGTGGTTAACCGGCGGGGTCAACTATAGTTATTTAGTCTCCACTGATGATCAAAAAGCATCATGGCTAATTGACCCTGCGGAGCCTCTTGAAGtattatcatcattgaGTAGATCTGAGAAACAAAACGTGACAGCAATAGTAAATACCCATCACCATTATGATCACTCTGGTGGTAATATTGCAATTTTAGCAGCGTTGAAAACAATAGGTATCAGTGTACCTGTTATTGCAGGGTCTAATATCTCTCCAAGAGCCACGGAGATTCCTAAGCACCTACAGCGTTATCAATTGGGTGATACAATCGATATATTGTGTATTAGAACTCCGTGTCACACACAGGATTCCATTTGTTACTTTATGGAAGATAAGAAGTCCGGTGACTGTGCGGTGTTCACAGGAGATACCTTATTCACTGCTGGATGTGGTCGCTTCTTCGAAGGAACAGCGAAGGAGATGGATATGGCATTAAACCAAAATCTAATCAATCATGTTGAAAAGCTTTCAAGTGCCAAAGTTTACCCAGGACATGAATACACTAAGGGCAATGTTCTGTTTGTGCGAAGCGCCATTTATAAAAATTATGGAGAGAATGAAGCctttgatgaattagaGAAGTTTACTAACGCTAATGAAGTTACAACTGGGCATTTTACACTCAAAGATGAAACCAATTACAACCCTTTCATGAGGTTAAATGATCCTATTGTGAGAAAGCGGGTGGGAGATAAAGATGGTTCCTGGACCAGCTCCCAAGTGATGAATAAGCTGAGACACATGAAGAACAACGCATAA